In Aquimarina sp. TRL1, a single window of DNA contains:
- a CDS encoding response regulator codes for MNIIPTKYLITLFLLITINMQGFQNKDPLTQEQLTTALDSVEYWIENDYITRALKEIDKVESAAVLSRNQHFIARAYRLRSAVALYVNDYKTFKSYLDKASDWQDTVQDPYGEVFVNNLKGLYYKKVTKDLDQAIVYFNKAVEAGNKPAYEEQIIDIYFNLTSILYSKKEWDACYKMSQKAIRLAEKYTKNSRLVRLYYYCGVACANTDRFDEALDYYKKGEQIALQEIDTAKTVNKTNYVIYLSGLANLYDRKKDYKVANQFYQKYFVELAHQNNAFLEKYSNMMKSYKNLQLREKESEKMLVEYQYQQTQLKLNKYLIFLGIGIIIALIFVILLQYTNSKLKTENNKLLKQKNAELQLAKEKVEDAYAKKTLFVNNITHELRTPLHAITGIAHLLEQENTNREQHKRHLKILQFSGKYLLRFVNDIIDINTTETSEKTTLKKVDIDVNKFINTIRESISYFITGEYNNSFDFVIDKALPKTIISDPDSLARVIISLLSHVAKNTENGNILLAIKSLDTDTSDCRILFSTNCKNLYLPEERIQELKKSFTEGNSAIFTALSDKHNHSAVELVMANKLLLQFDSSLDLSSDKENGSTFSFIVDFASPDKKIKKKEEVIVNKDGVKILIVEDNRINQLITCKIINNFGYYCEVVSNGYEALEKTEQESYDLILMDIMMDGIDGFETTRRIRKKGINTPIIALTAISKEENKHFFEEVGINTVINKPFEPSMLRIQIENSLT; via the coding sequence ATGAATATAATACCCACCAAGTATCTTATTACCTTATTCTTGCTTATTACCATAAACATGCAAGGATTCCAAAATAAAGATCCTTTAACTCAAGAACAATTAACTACAGCTTTAGACTCTGTTGAGTATTGGATAGAAAATGATTATATCACCAGAGCATTAAAAGAAATTGACAAAGTAGAAAGTGCTGCTGTACTTAGCAGAAATCAGCATTTTATAGCCAGAGCATACCGATTGAGAAGTGCTGTAGCTCTTTATGTAAACGACTATAAAACCTTTAAATCATATTTGGATAAAGCTTCTGATTGGCAGGACACAGTTCAGGATCCTTATGGAGAGGTTTTTGTCAATAACCTTAAAGGGCTTTATTACAAAAAAGTAACAAAGGATCTTGACCAAGCCATTGTATACTTTAATAAAGCAGTAGAAGCGGGAAATAAACCAGCATATGAAGAACAAATAATCGATATCTATTTTAACTTAACCTCTATACTATACAGCAAGAAGGAATGGGATGCCTGCTATAAGATGTCTCAAAAAGCGATACGGTTAGCCGAAAAATACACCAAAAACAGTCGGCTGGTTCGCCTCTATTACTATTGTGGAGTAGCTTGCGCCAATACAGATAGATTTGATGAAGCTTTAGACTATTACAAGAAAGGAGAGCAAATAGCACTTCAGGAAATAGATACAGCAAAAACAGTAAATAAAACCAATTATGTAATTTATCTATCTGGTTTAGCAAATTTATACGATCGTAAAAAGGATTATAAAGTAGCTAATCAGTTTTATCAAAAGTACTTTGTAGAATTAGCACATCAGAATAATGCTTTTCTCGAAAAGTATAGCAATATGATGAAATCGTATAAAAATCTACAATTACGAGAAAAAGAAAGCGAAAAAATGTTGGTAGAATATCAATACCAGCAAACGCAACTAAAACTCAATAAATATCTGATATTTTTGGGGATTGGGATTATTATTGCCCTGATCTTTGTCATCTTACTTCAATACACCAACTCTAAGCTAAAAACAGAGAATAATAAGCTTCTCAAACAAAAAAATGCGGAACTACAGCTAGCAAAAGAGAAAGTAGAAGATGCTTACGCTAAAAAAACATTGTTTGTCAACAATATCACACATGAATTAAGAACCCCTCTTCATGCGATAACAGGTATCGCTCACTTACTGGAGCAAGAAAACACAAATAGAGAACAACATAAGAGACACTTGAAGATATTACAGTTTTCTGGTAAATATTTGCTTCGTTTTGTAAACGATATTATAGATATCAATACTACAGAAACTTCTGAAAAAACCACCTTAAAAAAAGTAGATATTGATGTAAATAAATTCATCAATACAATTAGAGAATCTATCAGTTATTTTATTACAGGAGAATACAATAACAGCTTTGATTTTGTCATTGATAAAGCACTTCCCAAAACGATTATTAGCGATCCCGATTCTTTAGCTAGAGTAATTATTTCCTTATTATCTCACGTCGCAAAAAACACTGAAAATGGAAACATATTGTTAGCCATCAAAAGTCTCGATACCGATACTTCTGATTGCAGAATCCTGTTTAGTACTAACTGTAAAAACTTATACCTTCCTGAAGAGAGAATTCAGGAATTAAAAAAATCTTTTACAGAAGGGAATTCTGCCATTTTTACTGCATTGTCAGATAAGCATAATCATTCTGCAGTTGAATTAGTAATGGCTAATAAATTATTGTTACAATTCGACAGTTCTCTAGATTTATCTTCGGATAAGGAAAATGGAAGTACTTTCTCTTTTATTGTAGATTTTGCATCGCCTGATAAAAAAATAAAAAAGAAAGAGGAAGTCATTGTTAATAAAGATGGAGTTAAAATTCTAATTGTAGAAGATAATCGTATCAATCAATTAATAACCTGTAAAATAATTAACAATTTTGGGTATTATTGCGAGGTGGTTTCTAATGGATATGAAGCACTCGAAAAAACAGAACAAGAATCATACGATCTAATTTTAATGGATATTATGATGGATGGGATCGATGGTTTTGAGACGACCCGTAGAATCAGAAAAAAAGGAATTAATACCCCTATCATTGCACTAACGGCAATCTCCAAGGAAGAAAACAAACACTTCTTTGAGGAAGTAGGAATTAATACTGTAATTAATAAACCTTTTGAACCTTCTATGCTCCGTATCCAAATAGAAAACTCATTGACCTAA
- a CDS encoding GEVED domain-containing protein: MKKVVFILVVLLGLQTQASNDKYRLSLRGNPATSIVIGWNQISGSNPTVYYGTTDHGTNYANYPNSKTPDRTVSYKSMNNNFARLTGLQPNTAYYFVIRDSQGTSERFWFKTAPSDNSRLSFIAGGDSRNNRTPRKNANRLVAKLKPHAVLFGGDMTNRDSSREWVEWFDDWQLTIASDKRMFPIIATRGNHEGSNNSVYNLFDTPSSSVYYAITFGNNLIRAYTLNTQISISGSQTTWLKGDLNANPNVIWKMAQYHKPMRPHVAGKSEGNSQYSNWAKLFYDKNVKLVVECDSHTVKTTWPVRPTTASGNDEGFVRDDQKGTVYVGEGCWGAPLRTNNDNKSWTRSSARFNQFKWIFVDTEKIETRTIKVDNASSVSSVSNANVFQIPANLDIWNPSTGSVVTITKSTTGGDTQAPSTPRNLTVSSVTATSVSLSWSAATDNVGVTGYDIYKGSTKVATATGTSTTVSGLTANTSYQFKIKAKDAAGNTSGYSNTVNATTSDSGGSTYCAAKSNNTSDEHISNVKVGTVSKSSGAGTGYSDHTATVFTARKGASVSIEITASWAGRKYSEAYGVWIDYNQDGDFKDSGEKVWTKSATQTSPVSGTFTIPATAKTGKTRARVIMRYNTVPSDCGTFDYGEVEDYTLNISSNGSGGDTQAPSAPTGLTSTNVSSSSVSLNWNASTDNVGVTGYDVYNGNSKVSSVSGTSATVGNLTASTAYQFKVKATDAAGNASGYSNTVSVTTSGSGGGNCSGIPQYVAGTAYSNGEIVQNSGDKYECKVSGWCSSSAAWAYSPGSGQYWSQAWTKIGACTAARTKSASVSLGKKGVSIYPNPFKNNFTVYISQKLDKAHITIYNLQGKLVYRNAQRVVANQLTIHTDQMRSGIYFLEIKDSNGLIRTTKKIHKK, from the coding sequence ATGAAAAAAGTCGTATTTATTTTAGTCGTATTACTAGGACTACAAACGCAAGCTTCTAATGATAAGTATCGTTTATCATTGAGAGGCAATCCAGCCACTTCCATTGTTATAGGATGGAACCAGATTTCGGGTAGTAACCCTACAGTTTATTACGGGACTACGGACCACGGAACAAATTATGCTAATTACCCCAATTCCAAAACACCTGACCGAACTGTTTCATACAAAAGTATGAACAATAACTTTGCACGCTTAACAGGGCTACAACCTAATACTGCGTATTATTTTGTCATCAGAGATAGCCAGGGAACCAGTGAGCGTTTTTGGTTCAAAACGGCACCTTCTGATAACAGTCGATTATCTTTTATTGCCGGAGGGGATTCTAGAAATAACAGGACCCCAAGAAAAAATGCTAACAGGCTTGTTGCCAAACTAAAACCTCATGCTGTGCTCTTTGGAGGAGATATGACCAATAGAGACAGTAGCAGAGAGTGGGTTGAATGGTTTGATGATTGGCAATTAACCATTGCTAGTGATAAAAGGATGTTTCCTATTATAGCCACAAGAGGAAATCACGAAGGTAGCAACAATAGTGTTTACAATCTTTTTGATACGCCTTCATCCAGTGTCTATTATGCAATTACATTTGGTAATAACCTAATCAGAGCCTATACGCTCAATACTCAGATATCTATTTCTGGAAGTCAAACGACATGGTTAAAAGGGGACTTGAATGCAAACCCCAATGTAATTTGGAAAATGGCACAATACCATAAACCAATGCGACCTCATGTGGCAGGGAAATCAGAGGGAAATAGTCAATATAGCAATTGGGCAAAATTGTTTTATGACAAAAATGTAAAACTGGTAGTAGAATGTGACTCACATACTGTAAAAACTACCTGGCCAGTACGCCCTACTACGGCTTCTGGTAATGATGAAGGATTTGTTAGAGATGATCAAAAAGGTACTGTATACGTTGGTGAAGGTTGTTGGGGTGCCCCCTTAAGAACTAACAATGATAACAAGTCCTGGACACGAAGCTCTGCACGATTCAATCAGTTTAAATGGATTTTTGTCGATACCGAAAAAATAGAAACAAGAACTATAAAAGTAGACAACGCCTCTTCTGTTTCTTCGGTATCTAATGCCAATGTTTTCCAGATACCTGCCAATCTAGATATCTGGAATCCATCGACGGGAAGTGTTGTAACAATCACAAAAAGCACAACAGGAGGTGATACACAAGCACCTTCTACTCCCAGAAACTTAACCGTTTCATCAGTAACAGCTACTAGTGTCTCTCTTAGTTGGTCAGCCGCTACAGATAACGTAGGTGTCACTGGATATGACATATACAAAGGAAGTACAAAAGTAGCTACTGCTACTGGTACATCAACAACTGTAAGTGGTCTTACTGCTAACACCTCTTATCAGTTCAAGATAAAAGCAAAAGATGCAGCAGGAAATACTTCTGGGTATAGTAATACGGTGAATGCTACTACTTCTGATAGTGGAGGTTCTACTTATTGTGCCGCAAAAAGTAATAACACTTCTGATGAACATATAAGCAATGTCAAAGTAGGAACTGTATCCAAATCTTCTGGAGCAGGCACTGGGTATAGTGATCACACCGCTACTGTTTTTACTGCAAGAAAAGGAGCTTCTGTTTCTATAGAAATTACAGCGAGTTGGGCAGGAAGAAAATACAGTGAGGCATACGGAGTATGGATCGATTATAATCAGGATGGAGATTTCAAAGACTCTGGAGAAAAAGTATGGACTAAATCTGCCACTCAGACCTCTCCTGTAAGTGGTACCTTTACAATTCCTGCCACTGCTAAAACAGGTAAAACACGAGCTCGTGTTATTATGAGGTATAATACTGTTCCATCAGACTGTGGTACTTTTGATTACGGAGAAGTAGAAGACTATACTTTGAATATTAGCAGTAACGGATCTGGAGGAGATACTCAAGCTCCATCAGCTCCTACCGGATTAACTAGTACAAATGTTTCTTCATCTAGTGTTTCGCTAAACTGGAATGCTTCCACAGATAATGTTGGGGTAACTGGATATGATGTATATAACGGGAATTCAAAAGTTAGCAGCGTTAGCGGTACTTCTGCTACTGTTGGAAACCTTACAGCAAGTACTGCTTATCAATTCAAAGTAAAAGCAACTGATGCTGCTGGAAATGCCTCGGGCTATAGTAATACCGTATCCGTTACGACCTCAGGATCAGGAGGAGGTAATTGCAGTGGAATCCCGCAATATGTTGCAGGTACTGCTTATAGCAATGGAGAAATCGTACAAAATTCAGGAGATAAGTATGAATGTAAGGTATCTGGATGGTGTTCTTCCAGTGCCGCCTGGGCATATAGTCCTGGTAGTGGTCAATATTGGAGTCAAGCCTGGACTAAAATAGGAGCTTGTACAGCTGCTCGCACTAAGTCTGCATCTGTTTCTCTGGGTAAGAAAGGAGTATCTATCTATCCTAACCCATTCAAAAACAATTTTACAGTATACATATCTCAGAAACTTGATAAAGCACATATAACTATATACAATCTTCAGGGGAAATTAGTATATCGTAATGCACAACGAGTAGTTGCTAATCAGCTTACCATTCATACAGACCAAATGCGATCTGGAATTTATTTTTTAGAAATAAAGGATAGTAATGGTCTGATTAGAACAACCAAAAAGATACACAAAAAATAA
- a CDS encoding DUF2490 domain-containing protein, giving the protein MKSIFKYVLVLVPLISFAQEDIKSYSAWNSLIVDYTISPKFYAENELHFRRTNFFSDWQQFIARPSIHYKVTKGVKIGGGYSYIKNYRETIDFQENNVWEEVVLSSVYGKSSVKHRFRMEHRFIETVLQDNTGGFSIGDTEFSNRFRYRLSWTIPLVTVTEDKKLKLAVFDEVWLLTEKGIVPRSLNQNWFYVGLSYPLIKGGSLGIGYMNDHGPIGNSNHRSNHILQTTFKYRIK; this is encoded by the coding sequence ATGAAATCTATTTTTAAGTACGTTTTAGTACTCGTTCCTTTAATCTCATTTGCACAAGAAGATATTAAAAGTTACAGTGCCTGGAATTCTCTAATTGTAGATTATACGATCAGTCCTAAATTCTATGCAGAAAATGAGCTTCATTTTCGGAGAACAAACTTTTTTTCTGATTGGCAGCAGTTTATCGCTCGCCCGTCTATACATTATAAAGTAACCAAAGGAGTAAAAATTGGAGGAGGATATTCCTATATCAAAAATTACAGGGAAACAATAGATTTCCAGGAGAATAATGTTTGGGAAGAAGTGGTTTTGTCTAGTGTATATGGAAAGTCTTCAGTAAAACACAGATTTCGTATGGAACATCGTTTTATAGAAACTGTTTTGCAAGATAATACTGGGGGTTTTTCTATCGGTGATACAGAGTTTTCTAATAGATTTCGATACCGATTGAGCTGGACAATTCCTTTAGTGACTGTTACAGAAGATAAAAAGCTTAAGCTTGCCGTTTTTGATGAAGTATGGTTACTTACAGAAAAGGGAATCGTTCCAAGGTCATTGAATCAGAATTGGTTCTACGTAGGATTATCATATCCACTTATTAAAGGAGGAAGTTTAGGGATAGGGTATATGAATGACCATGGACCTATCGGTAATTCAAATCACCGCAGTAATCATATTTTGCAAACAACTTTTAAGTACCGTATTAAGTAA
- a CDS encoding sugar O-acetyltransferase — MSTTEKQKMLAGKIYNSRDPELLEMHHKARKLLSKLNTLDSRDLETRKAILSDLLGNISEGVWVESPFFCDYGENISLGENSLINMNCVLLDVNKITIGKNVLIAPAVQIYTATHPVNPDERLVKNPTKDQATFTTYGEPVTIGDNVWIGGNSTILPGVTIGNNVTIGAGSVVTKDIPDNTIAVGNPCRIVKKV, encoded by the coding sequence ATGAGTACTACGGAAAAACAAAAAATGTTGGCAGGAAAGATATATAATTCCAGGGATCCGGAATTGTTAGAAATGCATCATAAAGCAAGAAAACTATTATCAAAACTTAACACTCTTGATTCTAGAGATCTGGAAACCCGAAAAGCAATCTTATCTGACTTATTAGGAAACATCTCAGAAGGAGTATGGGTAGAATCTCCTTTTTTCTGTGATTATGGAGAAAATATCAGCTTAGGAGAAAATTCATTAATAAATATGAATTGTGTTTTATTAGATGTTAATAAAATAACCATCGGAAAAAATGTTTTGATAGCCCCGGCGGTTCAGATTTATACGGCAACACATCCGGTGAATCCTGATGAAAGGTTAGTAAAGAACCCAACGAAAGATCAAGCTACATTTACTACTTATGGCGAACCGGTAACAATAGGGGATAATGTCTGGATAGGAGGGAATAGTACTATTTTACCAGGGGTGACCATCGGAAATAATGTTACTATAGGAGCAGGTTCAGTGGTGACCAAAGATATCCCCGATAACACTATAGCTGTAGGAAATCCTTGTAGAATAGTTAAAAAAGTATAA
- a CDS encoding Crp/Fnr family transcriptional regulator — MNTIIHSIKTAYPVSSSSIELLTSKMTKLELPKKHLLIEGGTLDKNYYFIEKGLTRSFIILDGEETTTWFSKEGELAFSMLSCYENRPGFEYVDLLEDSIIYAIPVQELNELYHTNIEIANWSRVIHQKAFLDLELRHIALATQSAKERYDHFVAEKSDIFQRIKLGYIASFLGVTQVTLSRLRSHRTF, encoded by the coding sequence TTGAATACCATCATACACAGTATTAAAACAGCCTACCCGGTAAGTTCCTCTTCTATTGAATTATTGACGAGCAAGATGACTAAATTAGAACTTCCCAAGAAACATCTTTTAATTGAGGGAGGGACGTTAGATAAAAACTATTATTTTATAGAAAAAGGACTTACTCGTTCATTTATTATTCTTGATGGAGAAGAAACAACTACCTGGTTTAGTAAAGAAGGGGAACTTGCTTTTTCGATGCTCAGTTGTTATGAGAACAGACCAGGTTTTGAGTATGTAGACTTATTAGAAGATTCTATTATTTATGCAATTCCTGTACAGGAGCTAAATGAATTGTATCATACTAATATAGAAATCGCTAATTGGTCTCGTGTAATCCACCAAAAGGCTTTCTTAGATTTGGAATTACGTCATATTGCATTGGCTACGCAATCCGCTAAGGAACGTTATGATCATTTTGTAGCGGAAAAATCAGATATTTTTCAGCGAATAAAATTAGGGTATATAGCTTCCTTTTTAGGCGTAACTCAAGTTACATTAAGTAGATTGAGATCCCACCGTACTTTTTAA
- a CDS encoding peptidase domain-containing ABC transporter, translating to MNKKIMTAWQRLIGLMKLEKKDIIQIFYYAVFSGLVSLSLPLGIQAIINLMQGAQISTSWIVLVALVTIGVAFAGALQLMQMRIIETIQQRIFTRASFEFAYRFPKIKMSELRNYYPPELANRFFDTLTVQKGFTKILIDVPTTILQITFGLILLSFYHTFFIIYGISLLFLVYIVFKLTAQRGLETSLKESKNKYKVAHWIQEIARTVISFKSSGKTNLAITKNDSLVSDYLKARESHFKILMIQFIQMVGFKVLVTAGLLIVGGILVLNQEMNIGQFVAAEIIILLIISSVEKLILGLESFYDVLTSLEKIGQVVDKELENQEGVKPTFTAADFSVELDSVSYLVPDKEEHILQNINLKINTKSRILIQGESGSGKSSLLRVIAGIIEPTKGKMYVNSLSLNGISLNYYRGNLGLSLSEETPFEGSILENITFGDPSITEETVLWTLEKTGLIDFVKEQPKGLHTILYPEGKQMSNTVAKKIVLARAIAQKPKLIILEDPFDQFDAEEANRLITFLIDKKNPWGLVIVSKNRLWNSCCSTLVTLKSGKITG from the coding sequence ATGAATAAAAAAATAATGACTGCGTGGCAACGCTTAATAGGCTTAATGAAGTTAGAAAAAAAAGATATCATTCAGATATTTTATTATGCAGTATTTTCCGGGCTGGTAAGTTTATCCCTTCCTTTGGGAATTCAAGCTATTATTAACCTGATGCAGGGAGCACAAATAAGTACTTCCTGGATCGTTTTAGTCGCTTTGGTTACTATTGGAGTGGCATTTGCAGGAGCTCTGCAATTAATGCAAATGCGAATTATTGAAACCATACAACAACGTATTTTTACCAGAGCATCTTTTGAGTTTGCATATCGCTTTCCTAAAATAAAAATGAGTGAACTCCGCAACTATTATCCTCCGGAGTTAGCAAACCGATTCTTTGATACACTAACTGTACAAAAGGGGTTTACCAAAATACTAATAGATGTTCCTACGACCATCTTACAGATTACTTTTGGTCTTATATTACTATCCTTCTATCATACTTTTTTCATTATTTATGGAATATCACTCCTCTTTTTGGTATATATTGTATTTAAACTTACAGCTCAAAGAGGATTAGAAACAAGCCTAAAAGAATCTAAAAACAAATATAAAGTCGCACATTGGATCCAGGAAATAGCCAGAACTGTTATTAGTTTTAAATCCTCTGGAAAAACCAATTTGGCGATTACCAAAAATGATAGCTTAGTCAGTGATTATTTAAAAGCCAGAGAAAGCCATTTCAAAATATTGATGATTCAATTTATACAAATGGTTGGTTTTAAAGTATTGGTTACTGCCGGATTACTAATTGTCGGAGGTATTCTGGTGCTTAATCAGGAAATGAATATCGGACAGTTTGTTGCTGCTGAGATTATAATACTATTAATCATCAGTTCTGTAGAGAAACTTATTTTAGGACTTGAATCCTTTTATGATGTACTAACCTCTCTGGAAAAAATCGGTCAGGTAGTAGATAAAGAATTAGAGAACCAAGAAGGGGTAAAACCAACCTTTACTGCTGCGGATTTCTCTGTAGAATTAGATAGTGTATCTTATTTGGTTCCTGATAAAGAGGAACATATTTTACAGAATATAAACTTAAAAATAAACACTAAAAGTAGAATTCTTATTCAGGGAGAAAGTGGTTCCGGAAAATCGAGCTTACTCCGGGTAATCGCAGGAATTATTGAACCTACAAAAGGTAAAATGTATGTAAACAGTTTGTCTTTGAATGGAATAAGTCTTAATTATTACAGAGGAAACCTGGGATTATCACTATCTGAAGAAACCCCATTTGAAGGGAGTATTCTGGAAAACATCACTTTTGGAGATCCTTCAATCACAGAAGAAACCGTTCTATGGACGTTAGAAAAAACCGGACTTATTGATTTTGTAAAAGAGCAACCCAAAGGATTACATACAATTTTATATCCAGAAGGAAAACAAATGTCTAACACCGTCGCAAAGAAAATTGTATTAGCCAGAGCAATTGCTCAAAAACCAAAATTGATCATCTTGGAAGATCCTTTTGATCAGTTTGACGCAGAAGAAGCCAATAGATTAATCACCTTTTTGATAGATAAGAAAAACCCTTGGGGATTAGTCATTGTTAGTAAAAATCGACTATGGAATTCTTGCTGCTCTACATTGGTAACTTTAAAAAGTGGAAAAATAACCGGATAA
- a CDS encoding T9SS type A sorting domain-containing protein, whose product MNSLKPIIILLCILAFIPSNAQVHIGQGVTSPDDWVDYTSLGIYVDVNTSACKFKTTPHYLVTIESITNSGYHWYTGGVPAIYNPTPTGFRVYLRWIDHPSDLPSIGGLGFPNPLRADAAKNRGWVIRWTGIEQRDCAPGSLPSRTIETSGNAFGKTTTKQLDQPEIKVSPNPSKNSIEIMVSDMTLEKIEIYNHNGLLLLTSSIKTIDISQLPEGNYIAKIYTETGSYSKQFIK is encoded by the coding sequence ATGAATTCTTTAAAACCCATTATCATTTTATTATGCATTCTTGCATTTATACCATCAAATGCTCAAGTACATATCGGTCAGGGAGTCACCTCTCCTGATGACTGGGTAGATTACACCTCTTTAGGGATTTACGTAGATGTAAATACCAGTGCTTGCAAATTCAAAACAACTCCTCACTACCTGGTTACCATTGAATCTATTACTAATTCAGGCTATCATTGGTACACAGGTGGAGTTCCTGCTATTTATAATCCTACTCCTACTGGTTTTAGAGTATATCTGAGATGGATAGACCACCCAAGTGATTTACCTTCAATAGGAGGACTAGGATTCCCCAATCCACTAAGAGCAGATGCTGCAAAAAACAGAGGATGGGTAATTCGGTGGACAGGAATAGAGCAACGAGATTGCGCTCCTGGATCCTTACCCTCACGTACTATCGAAACTTCTGGTAATGCTTTTGGAAAAACAACTACTAAACAACTTGATCAACCAGAAATCAAAGTTAGTCCGAATCCTTCTAAGAATAGCATAGAAATTATGGTATCAGATATGACATTAGAAAAAATAGAAATATATAATCACAATGGGCTTCTTCTTTTAACTTCTTCAATAAAAACAATAGATATTAGCCAACTTCCCGAAGGGAATTATATAGCAAAAATATACACAGAAACAGGAAGCTATAGCAAACAATTTATAAAATAA
- a CDS encoding TetR/AcrR family transcriptional regulator codes for MDQLLSNLKISIADKIYSKDPESSDLGKRIIEHSILLIDEIGFDNFTFKKLGTKIGSNESSIYRYFDNKHKLLLYLTSWYWGWIEYHLVFATHSITDPIEKLKKAIEIVTKTTRQDSSFTHVNEVILNKIVINEYSKSYLTKEVDEENKEGYFVIYKRLVTRIKDMITAVNPAYEFSSSLASTIIEGALHQHFLKEHFASLTDCSDKVSPTIFFTNLALKTLEK; via the coding sequence ATGGATCAATTACTTTCTAATTTAAAGATTAGTATCGCCGATAAAATATATAGTAAAGACCCTGAATCTTCCGATTTAGGGAAAAGAATTATTGAGCACAGCATTCTTTTAATTGATGAAATTGGCTTTGATAATTTTACTTTCAAAAAGCTTGGAACCAAAATAGGATCGAATGAAAGTTCTATTTATAGATATTTCGATAATAAACATAAGTTATTACTATATCTTACATCTTGGTATTGGGGATGGATTGAGTATCACCTGGTATTTGCGACACACAGTATTACAGATCCTATTGAAAAGCTAAAAAAGGCTATAGAAATTGTTACCAAAACAACCCGGCAAGATTCATCATTTACACATGTTAACGAGGTGATTCTAAACAAAATAGTCATTAATGAATATTCTAAATCGTACCTAACCAAAGAAGTTGATGAAGAAAATAAAGAAGGGTATTTCGTCATATACAAAAGACTTGTTACCCGAATAAAAGACATGATCACCGCTGTAAACCCTGCGTATGAGTTTTCTTCCAGTCTTGCCAGTACTATTATAGAAGGAGCCTTACATCAACATTTTTTAAAGGAACATTTCGCGTCACTTACGGATTGTTCTGATAAAGTATCCCCAACTATTTTTTTTACAAACCTTGCTTTAAAAACATTAGAAAAATAA
- a CDS encoding OmpW family protein, with protein sequence MKEVLVSLLVIVTFVFSGYSQEDKKEELDYSKWQIRVRGVVVNPDESATIETIGGNVDISTSVIPEVDITYFFTKNIAAELILGTTKHNVEAISTAPGDIDLGHVWLLPPTLTLQYHFTGLVVKPYVGAGVNYTIFYGVDEGDVANDVDYDNSFGFALQAGIDYDLTDKWFLNVDVKKIFLQTDVTVDATSALGATVGADVDINPWLFGLGVGYKF encoded by the coding sequence ATGAAGGAAGTATTGGTAAGTTTATTGGTGATTGTTACATTTGTTTTTTCTGGATATTCTCAGGAAGATAAGAAAGAAGAATTGGATTACAGTAAGTGGCAGATTAGAGTTAGAGGAGTAGTTGTTAATCCCGATGAAAGTGCAACTATAGAAACGATTGGAGGGAATGTAGATATTTCTACTTCGGTTATTCCAGAAGTGGATATTACTTATTTTTTCACAAAGAATATCGCTGCGGAATTAATATTGGGGACTACAAAACATAATGTAGAAGCTATTTCGACTGCGCCAGGAGATATTGACCTGGGACATGTATGGTTATTACCACCGACATTAACCCTTCAATACCATTTTACAGGATTAGTAGTAAAGCCATATGTAGGTGCCGGGGTTAACTATACTATTTTTTATGGTGTTGATGAAGGAGATGTAGCCAATGACGTTGATTATGATAATAGTTTTGGTTTCGCACTACAAGCAGGTATTGATTACGATCTAACCGATAAATGGTTTCTGAATGTAGATGTAAAGAAAATCTTTTTACAGACAGATGTAACTGTCGATGCAACTTCTGCTCTTGGCGCAACAGTAGGTGCAGATGTTGATATTAATCCCTGGTTGTTTGGTCTTGGAGTGGGATATAAATTTTAA